Proteins from a single region of Ziziphus jujuba cultivar Dongzao chromosome 1, ASM3175591v1:
- the LOC107408821 gene encoding ribonuclease 3-like protein 1, with translation MEKKNYSIPNRSIINLKNLPPIDPNIITNTHKTKPSQVKSEPDRWIDIPVSEVIKASPKQEKKLAEDDHKALVTSNSAYTTTQPHDLRAKDASFGSSGCKISTKKTNENRASPTDSTLEGNPKQGSAKSRLHELCAANKWKSPLFECCKEEGPSHMKMFTFKVLVEIKEASNTVVLECFGAPQSKKKTAVEHAAEGALWYLKHVGYSSKVHK, from the exons atggagaagaagaatTACTCAATCCCAAATAGATCCATTATTAATCTCAAAAACCTTCCTCCTATAGATCCAAACATCATCACCAACACCCATAAGACCAAACCCTCTCAG GTTAAGTCAGAGCCAGACAGATGGATTGACATACCTGTATCTGAAGTTATAAAGGCAAGTcccaaacaggaaaaaaaattggCCGAAGATGATCATAAAGCACTTGTAACATCAAATTCTGCCTATACAACTACTCAGCCACACGATTTGAGAGCTAAAGATGCTTCTTTTGGTTCCAGTGGGTGCAAAATAAGTACTAAGAAGACTAATGAAAACAGAGCCAGTCCCACTGACTCAACCCTTGAAG GTAATCCGAAGCAGGGATCGGCGAAATCCCGTTTGCATGAATTATGTGCCGCAAACAAATGGAAGAGTCCTTTATTCGAGTGCTGCAAAGAGGAAGGACCAAGTCATATGAAAAT GTTCACCTTCAAAGTACTTGTTGAGATTAAGGAAGCCTCAAACACGGTGGTCCTTGAATGCTTTGGCGCTCCTCAGTCGAAAAAGAAGACTGCTGTAGAGCATGCTGCTGAAGGAGCATTATGGTACTTGAAGCATGTAGGTTATTCTTCCAAAGTCCATAAATGA
- the LOC107408839 gene encoding probable receptor-like protein kinase At1g80640 isoform X1 codes for MNLPVLVLVLPMWLLTASLIPLIVDARPERTLSTISVHVRVAEEEPIPSQFPTEKAQPPGPGMPNVRVVHHQDLNKRILVALIIASSLLAGVLLFLSCFWICRQRKLKNSNGRSTKTMEAAKGLSLSPIMVRFNSLRMASRKGPVTIFDYQLLEAATNKFSESNVLSEDDSGHVYKARFDEKFLAVVKKLDCVGSDAERKVDNEVNWLIKIQHQNIIKLLGYCIHGKTRLLVYETMQNGSLDTQLHGPARGSALTWHLRLKIAVDVARGLEYLHEHCNPPVVHRDVKSSNILLDSNFSAKLSNFGLAVTSGIENKDSIELSGTQGYVAPEYISDGRLTDKSDVYAFGVVLLELLMGRKPIDNEAPAESQSMVTWAMPQLTDRSKLPNIVDPVIKNTMDLKHLYQVAAVAVLCVQPESSYRPLITDVLHSLIPLVPMELGGSLRVSEPASSAFPQPSDI; via the exons atgaATCTTCCTGTTCTGGTACTGGTACTGCCCATGTGGCTGCTAACCGCTTCTTTGATCCCACTCATTGTTGATGCAAGACCAGAGAGAACCCTTTCCACCATTTCTGTTCATGTTCGTGTTGCTGAAGAAGAACCTATTCCTTCTCAGTTTCCTACAGAGAAAGCTCAACCTCCAGGTCCAG GGATGCCCAATGTTAGAGTGGTTCACCACCAAGATTTGAACAAGAGAATTCTTGTTGCACTCATTATTGCTTCCTCTCTCCTTGCTGGAGTATTGCTGTTTCTATCTTGTTTTTGGATCTGTAGacaaagaaagttaaaaaactCCAATGGGAGAAGCACAAAGACAATGG AGGCTGCTAAAGGACTATCATTGAGTCCAATTATGGTTAGATTTAATTCCTTGAGGATGGCGAGTAGGAAAGGTCCGGTTACCATTTTCGACTATCAATTGCTGGAAGCTGCCACAAATAAATTCAGTGAAAGCAATGTATTAAGTGAGGATGATTCCGGACATGTCTACAAAGCTCGTTTTGATGAAAAATTTCTTGCTGTTGTGAAGAAACTAGATTGTGTAGGGTCAGATGCTGAGAGAAAAGTTGAT AATGAGGTGAATTGGCTGATCAAAATCCAGCATCAGAATATTATCAAACTTTTGGGTTACTGCATCCATGGCAAAACAAGGTTACTTGTATATGAAACGATGCAGAATGGGTCATTGGACACTCAGTTGCATg GGCCTGCTCGTGGATCAGCCTTAACTTGGCATCTCCGACTGAAAATTGCAGTAGATGTTGCCAG GGGATTGGAATATCTTCATGAGCACTGCAATCCTCCTGTGGTCCATAGAGATGTAAAATCATCTAACATTCTTTTGGATTCTAACTTTAGTGCTAAG CTTTCAAATTTTGGACTTGCTGTAACTTCTGGCATCGAAAACAAGGACAGCATAGAGCTGTCAGGAACTCAGGGTTATGTAGCCCCAGAATACATTTCGGATG GTAGATTAACTGATAAAAGTGATGTCTATGCTTTTGGAGTTGTTCTTTTGGAACTCTTGATGGGAAGAAAGCCCATCGATAATGAGGCACCTGCTGAAAGCCAGTCTATGGTCACATGG GCGATGCCTCAGCTCACTGACAGATCAAAACTTCCAAACATTGTTGATCCTGTGATAAAAAACACAATGGATTTAAAACACCTCTACCAG GTTGCTGCTGTGGCGGTACTATGTGTACAACCAGAGTCAAGTTATAGGCCGTTGATAACTGATGTCTTGCACTCACTTATCCCCCTTGTGCCTATGGAGCTTGGAGGGTCACTAAGAGTATCAGAACCAGCATCCTCTGCTTTCCCTCAGCCTTCCGACATCTAA
- the LOC107408839 gene encoding probable receptor-like protein kinase At1g80640 isoform X2, translating to MNLPVLVLVLPMWLLTASLIPLIVDARPERTLSTISVHVRVAEEEPIPSQFPTEKAQPPGMPNVRVVHHQDLNKRILVALIIASSLLAGVLLFLSCFWICRQRKLKNSNGRSTKTMEAAKGLSLSPIMVRFNSLRMASRKGPVTIFDYQLLEAATNKFSESNVLSEDDSGHVYKARFDEKFLAVVKKLDCVGSDAERKVDNEVNWLIKIQHQNIIKLLGYCIHGKTRLLVYETMQNGSLDTQLHGPARGSALTWHLRLKIAVDVARGLEYLHEHCNPPVVHRDVKSSNILLDSNFSAKLSNFGLAVTSGIENKDSIELSGTQGYVAPEYISDGRLTDKSDVYAFGVVLLELLMGRKPIDNEAPAESQSMVTWAMPQLTDRSKLPNIVDPVIKNTMDLKHLYQVAAVAVLCVQPESSYRPLITDVLHSLIPLVPMELGGSLRVSEPASSAFPQPSDI from the exons atgaATCTTCCTGTTCTGGTACTGGTACTGCCCATGTGGCTGCTAACCGCTTCTTTGATCCCACTCATTGTTGATGCAAGACCAGAGAGAACCCTTTCCACCATTTCTGTTCATGTTCGTGTTGCTGAAGAAGAACCTATTCCTTCTCAGTTTCCTACAGAGAAAGCTCAACCTCCAG GGATGCCCAATGTTAGAGTGGTTCACCACCAAGATTTGAACAAGAGAATTCTTGTTGCACTCATTATTGCTTCCTCTCTCCTTGCTGGAGTATTGCTGTTTCTATCTTGTTTTTGGATCTGTAGacaaagaaagttaaaaaactCCAATGGGAGAAGCACAAAGACAATGG AGGCTGCTAAAGGACTATCATTGAGTCCAATTATGGTTAGATTTAATTCCTTGAGGATGGCGAGTAGGAAAGGTCCGGTTACCATTTTCGACTATCAATTGCTGGAAGCTGCCACAAATAAATTCAGTGAAAGCAATGTATTAAGTGAGGATGATTCCGGACATGTCTACAAAGCTCGTTTTGATGAAAAATTTCTTGCTGTTGTGAAGAAACTAGATTGTGTAGGGTCAGATGCTGAGAGAAAAGTTGAT AATGAGGTGAATTGGCTGATCAAAATCCAGCATCAGAATATTATCAAACTTTTGGGTTACTGCATCCATGGCAAAACAAGGTTACTTGTATATGAAACGATGCAGAATGGGTCATTGGACACTCAGTTGCATg GGCCTGCTCGTGGATCAGCCTTAACTTGGCATCTCCGACTGAAAATTGCAGTAGATGTTGCCAG GGGATTGGAATATCTTCATGAGCACTGCAATCCTCCTGTGGTCCATAGAGATGTAAAATCATCTAACATTCTTTTGGATTCTAACTTTAGTGCTAAG CTTTCAAATTTTGGACTTGCTGTAACTTCTGGCATCGAAAACAAGGACAGCATAGAGCTGTCAGGAACTCAGGGTTATGTAGCCCCAGAATACATTTCGGATG GTAGATTAACTGATAAAAGTGATGTCTATGCTTTTGGAGTTGTTCTTTTGGAACTCTTGATGGGAAGAAAGCCCATCGATAATGAGGCACCTGCTGAAAGCCAGTCTATGGTCACATGG GCGATGCCTCAGCTCACTGACAGATCAAAACTTCCAAACATTGTTGATCCTGTGATAAAAAACACAATGGATTTAAAACACCTCTACCAG GTTGCTGCTGTGGCGGTACTATGTGTACAACCAGAGTCAAGTTATAGGCCGTTGATAACTGATGTCTTGCACTCACTTATCCCCCTTGTGCCTATGGAGCTTGGAGGGTCACTAAGAGTATCAGAACCAGCATCCTCTGCTTTCCCTCAGCCTTCCGACATCTAA
- the LOC107408839 gene encoding probable receptor-like protein kinase At1g80640 isoform X3 has translation MQDQREPFPPFLFMFVLLKKNLFLLSFLQRKLNLQVQVSQQWMPNVRVVHHQDLNKRILVALIIASSLLAGVLLFLSCFWICRQRKLKNSNGRSTKTMEAAKGLSLSPIMVRFNSLRMASRKGPVTIFDYQLLEAATNKFSESNVLSEDDSGHVYKARFDEKFLAVVKKLDCVGSDAERKVDNEVNWLIKIQHQNIIKLLGYCIHGKTRLLVYETMQNGSLDTQLHGPARGSALTWHLRLKIAVDVARGLEYLHEHCNPPVVHRDVKSSNILLDSNFSAKLSNFGLAVTSGIENKDSIELSGTQGYVAPEYISDGRLTDKSDVYAFGVVLLELLMGRKPIDNEAPAESQSMVTWAMPQLTDRSKLPNIVDPVIKNTMDLKHLYQVAAVAVLCVQPESSYRPLITDVLHSLIPLVPMELGGSLRVSEPASSAFPQPSDI, from the exons ATGCAAGACCAGAGAGAACCCTTTCCACCATTTCTGTTCATGTTCGTGTTGCTGAAGAAGAACCTATTCCTTCTCAGTTTCCTACAGAGAAAGCTCAACCTCCAGGTCCAGGTATCTCAACAAT GGATGCCCAATGTTAGAGTGGTTCACCACCAAGATTTGAACAAGAGAATTCTTGTTGCACTCATTATTGCTTCCTCTCTCCTTGCTGGAGTATTGCTGTTTCTATCTTGTTTTTGGATCTGTAGacaaagaaagttaaaaaactCCAATGGGAGAAGCACAAAGACAATGG AGGCTGCTAAAGGACTATCATTGAGTCCAATTATGGTTAGATTTAATTCCTTGAGGATGGCGAGTAGGAAAGGTCCGGTTACCATTTTCGACTATCAATTGCTGGAAGCTGCCACAAATAAATTCAGTGAAAGCAATGTATTAAGTGAGGATGATTCCGGACATGTCTACAAAGCTCGTTTTGATGAAAAATTTCTTGCTGTTGTGAAGAAACTAGATTGTGTAGGGTCAGATGCTGAGAGAAAAGTTGAT AATGAGGTGAATTGGCTGATCAAAATCCAGCATCAGAATATTATCAAACTTTTGGGTTACTGCATCCATGGCAAAACAAGGTTACTTGTATATGAAACGATGCAGAATGGGTCATTGGACACTCAGTTGCATg GGCCTGCTCGTGGATCAGCCTTAACTTGGCATCTCCGACTGAAAATTGCAGTAGATGTTGCCAG GGGATTGGAATATCTTCATGAGCACTGCAATCCTCCTGTGGTCCATAGAGATGTAAAATCATCTAACATTCTTTTGGATTCTAACTTTAGTGCTAAG CTTTCAAATTTTGGACTTGCTGTAACTTCTGGCATCGAAAACAAGGACAGCATAGAGCTGTCAGGAACTCAGGGTTATGTAGCCCCAGAATACATTTCGGATG GTAGATTAACTGATAAAAGTGATGTCTATGCTTTTGGAGTTGTTCTTTTGGAACTCTTGATGGGAAGAAAGCCCATCGATAATGAGGCACCTGCTGAAAGCCAGTCTATGGTCACATGG GCGATGCCTCAGCTCACTGACAGATCAAAACTTCCAAACATTGTTGATCCTGTGATAAAAAACACAATGGATTTAAAACACCTCTACCAG GTTGCTGCTGTGGCGGTACTATGTGTACAACCAGAGTCAAGTTATAGGCCGTTGATAACTGATGTCTTGCACTCACTTATCCCCCTTGTGCCTATGGAGCTTGGAGGGTCACTAAGAGTATCAGAACCAGCATCCTCTGCTTTCCCTCAGCCTTCCGACATCTAA